AGGGGTGCGCGTCGTGGCCCGACCGGTGGGCGGCCGCCGCCGACGAGGCCGACGCCGACGTCGCCGTCGTGCTCGTCGGCGCCCGCGAGGTGGCCGACCACCGCCTCCCCGGCGACGACGGGTGGCGGGCGCCCGGCGACCCGGTCTACGACGCCGTGCTCGCCCGCGAGGCCGAGCAGGCCGTCGACGTGCTCGAGGCCTCGGGGGCCAGGGTCGTGTGGCTGACCAGCCCGCTGATCGACCTCGGCCGCAACGAGACCCCGCCGCCGCCCGAGCCCTACCCGGCCTCCGACCCGGCGAGGATGCTGCGCGTCCGGGAGGTGGTCGCCGGCGTGCTGGCCCGCCACCCCGAGGTCGCCGTCGTCGACCTGGCCGCCCACCTCCGGTCCCTGCCCGGCGGCGAGCTCGACCCCGACCTGCGGCCCGACGGCGTCCACTTCACCGAGGCGACGTCCCGGCAGGTGGCCGACTGGCTCGGGCCGGCCGTGCTGGCGGCGTCGGCCTAGTCGACCTCGACGACCGGCACCGTGCCCGTGTCCCAGCTGCGGTGGAGCAACCAGGCCTCCGACGGGCTCGGGGCGAGGATCTCGCTGGCGTAGCTGGCGACGGCCTCGGCCATGCCCACGTCGCACCCGGCCCGCTCGGACAGCAGCCAGCGGTGCTCGAGGATCTCGTGGAAGGCCTCGACCGGCTCCAGCTTGTGGCGGTGCTCCTCGGGGATGGCGGCGATGGCCGGCTCGAAGACCTCGGTCAGCCACCGGTAGGCGGCGACGGCGTCGGCCAGCTCCCTGCCCTCCGTGCGCTCCAGGTGGGCGCGGTAGCCGGCGATGTCGTTCAGCAGCCGGCGGGCCTGGTTCTCCTGCACGGCGAGGCCGGTGAGCTGGCGCAGGCGGCGGCTGTGGTGGCCCTCCTCCACCACGCGCGGCTGGAGCCGGATGCGGTCGCCGCCGTCGGTCGCCACCAGCTC
Above is a genomic segment from Acidimicrobiales bacterium containing:
- a CDS encoding DUF4032 domain-containing protein; protein product: MADDLRRRYEGLWDDLTREEVFSRDERYLVDARLRRLNELGFDVEELELVATDGGDRIRLQPRVVEEGHHSRRLRQLTGLAVQENQARRLLNDIAGYRAHLERTEGRELADAVAAYRWLTEVFEPAIAAIPEEHRHKLEPVEAFHEILEHRWLLSERAGCDVGMAEAVASYASEILAPSPSEAWLLHRSWDTGTVPVVEVD